The following DNA comes from Buttiauxella agrestis.
TGCGGGAAAATCCACGCTACTCCGGGTGCTTACCGGTTTTCAGCAGCCAGAAAGTGGCTATATTTCCCTGGACGGACGCCCGTTACATGAATGGTCTGGCGAAGCGTTATCGCGCAAACGCGCGGTGATGCGCCAGCGCGGTGGCATGGCGTTTAGTTGGGCGGTCGAGGATGTCATCGCCATGGGACGTGCGCCGTGGCCGGAAAAAGAGACAATGGCGGTAGTTCAGGAAGTGATGGCGCTGACGGGATGCGATACGCTCGCCGGGCGCGATTTTTGCCAGCTTTCTGGCGGTGAACAACAGCGCGTCCAGCTTGCACGCGCCCTGGCGCAATTGTGGCAGGACGGGCAACCCCACGGCTGGCTGTTTTTAGATGAACCGACTTCTGCACTCGATCTCTATCATCAGCAACACATCCTGCGTTTGCTGCGCCGGTTATCGTTGATGGGGACGTTATCTGTTTGCGTGGTGCTGCATGATTTGAACCTGGCCGCATTGTGGGCCGACCGGATTGTTTTGTTGCACGAAGGACGACTGGTTGCCAGTGGTTTGCCGCGAGAAGTGTTGAACGAGGCTATCTTACAACACTGGTATCAGGCTGATTTACGGGTGTTCAGTCATCCTGAACACCCGGTGCCGCAGGTTTGGTTGCAGCCGTGATCGTTTTGTCGGATGACGCTGCTGTACGACCGACAAAAAAGGTTAGCTCGAGCAACTCACTTCTAACCGCTTGCCCCAGTCCGGCGGGCGTTGGGTCAAATCAGTAGAATGTTCAGCAAATGGCTGGCGCAGCGCTTCATGCAGTTGCGCCAGCACACTCACATCCCCTTTATCGGCGGCATCGATTGCCCGTTGTGCCAACCAGTTACGCAACACGATTGAAGGGTTTGCGGCTTTCATCGCCTGTTGACGCTGTTCGTCGCTGACCTGTTCGGCCTGCAAACGGGTGCGATAACGAGTAAACCAGTTATCAAAACTTGCGCGGTCGATAAATTCATCACGTAGCGGCGAGCTGGCAGCGTTTTGTTCGGTCAGGCTTAACATGCGGAATGTGCGCGTGTAATCACTCCCCTCTTTGGCCATCAGCCCGAATAGCTCGGTGAGAATTTCGTTATCCGCCGTTTGCTCGGTTAGCAGCCCCAGTTTCCCACGCATTAACTCACCGAAAGCTTTCATTAGCGCGAATTGATAATGATCGAGCAACTCGTTTAACCACTCCACAGAAATAAACGGTGACAGCGTTTGCGCGAGACGTTGCAGATTCCACAGCCCAACCGCAGGCTGATTATCAAAAGCGTAACGCCCCTGATGGTCAGAATGGTTGCAGATAAAATCGGGCTGATAATCATCGAGGAAACCGTACGGGCCGTAATCCATCGTCAGCCCAAGAATCGACATATTGTCGGTATTCATTACGCCATGGGCGAAACCAATAGTTTGCCAGTGGGCAATCATTTGCGCTGTACGTTCGACAACATCACGGAACCAAAGCGGGTATTTATCGGCTTCGTCGACCAGATGCGGCCAGTGATGGGCAATCACGTAATCCGCCAGTTGTTGGACTTTTTGCGGTTCCCGACGATAGTAGAAATGCTCAAAGTGGCCGAAGCGAGCATGACTTTGCGCCACGCGAATCATCATCGCACCGTGTTCGGTCGTTTCACGTTGTACCGGCGTTTCGCTGGTGACAATACTGAGCGCACGCGAGGTTGGAACGCCTAACCCGTGCATAGCTTCACTCGCAAGGAACTCGCGAACCGTTGAGCGGAGCACCGCGCGGCCATCGCCCATGCGTGAGTATGGCGTTAATCCCGCCCCTTTAAGGTGCCAGTCGAATTTACGCCCGTCAGCTAACTGCTGTTCGCCGAGCAAAATACCACGTCCGTCGCCAAGCTGCCCCGCCCAGACGCCAAACTGGTGCCCGCTGTATACTTGCGCCAAAGGCTGCATTCCCGGCAACAGTGTTTCACCGCTCCAGATACCCGTGTGGACTGCATCAAACAATGAATCATCCAGACCCAGATCATCGGCCAGAGGGCGGTTATGGTAAAACAAACGCGCATTGTGCAGCGGTGTTGGCTTAAGAGCCGTATAGAAGCCGGGCAATTCATCGTGCCAGCTATTGTTGAATACAGGTTTATTGGTCATGGAACCTCCTGCCGATAGTGTAGTGCTTGTGTGAAGTTTTAAACACGGCACATTGGCAGGGGTATTCTCTTAATGCAGAGAATAAGGATGGAGCCAGTCGATCAGCGCGTTTGAAGGAATAGCGGGCCAGTAATTACCCTGCATAGCAAAGTCCGATAATGAAAGCACTTTCTGGCGAGCAGTATCTTCATCAACACCGTTGATCACCAGAGTCTGGCAAAACGGCGAAAGCTGCGCCAGTAATGCCATCATAAAAGGCTCAAAAGAACGTTGTTTAATTTGTTTATGAATAAACGCCTTATCCAAAAACACACGCTTAAATAAACCGTCGAAAATCGGTTTAGTGGTCGCAATTCCAGCACCAAAATTAGCCAACGCTAATGGAAAATGCTGCGTCATTGCCATTAGCCTGGCATTTTCATTGCCAAGATTTAACTCGGGAAAGTTCTCATTGATAGAGAATTCAATGAATGAAAGCTGCATCAACCGGGAATGCAGCTCGGTACTGGCTAAAACCGCATCAACAATTACCACGCTTATATTCACCCAGACAACTATATTTTGAGTCTTAAAGAATTCTTGATAGTTATCGAGTAATTCTATTTGTTCTTTGAATAATTGTAATTGCTGTTCTGGTGTAATTGTCGAGTTCACTAATTCAGTTGGAATACGCACCGGGGCGTCAACGCCAACAAAATTAAGTAAT
Coding sequences within:
- a CDS encoding heme ABC transporter ATP-binding protein — translated: MADLLLARNVTLRSGARKLLDDINLTLAAGEVVALIGPNGAGKSTLLRVLTGFQQPESGYISLDGRPLHEWSGEALSRKRAVMRQRGGMAFSWAVEDVIAMGRAPWPEKETMAVVQEVMALTGCDTLAGRDFCQLSGGEQQRVQLARALAQLWQDGQPHGWLFLDEPTSALDLYHQQHILRLLRRLSLMGTLSVCVVLHDLNLAALWADRIVLLHEGRLVASGLPREVLNEAILQHWYQADLRVFSHPEHPVPQVWLQP
- the selO gene encoding protein adenylyltransferase SelO — encoded protein: MTNKPVFNNSWHDELPGFYTALKPTPLHNARLFYHNRPLADDLGLDDSLFDAVHTGIWSGETLLPGMQPLAQVYSGHQFGVWAGQLGDGRGILLGEQQLADGRKFDWHLKGAGLTPYSRMGDGRAVLRSTVREFLASEAMHGLGVPTSRALSIVTSETPVQRETTEHGAMMIRVAQSHARFGHFEHFYYRREPQKVQQLADYVIAHHWPHLVDEADKYPLWFRDVVERTAQMIAHWQTIGFAHGVMNTDNMSILGLTMDYGPYGFLDDYQPDFICNHSDHQGRYAFDNQPAVGLWNLQRLAQTLSPFISVEWLNELLDHYQFALMKAFGELMRGKLGLLTEQTADNEILTELFGLMAKEGSDYTRTFRMLSLTEQNAASSPLRDEFIDRASFDNWFTRYRTRLQAEQVSDEQRQQAMKAANPSIVLRNWLAQRAIDAADKGDVSVLAQLHEALRQPFAEHSTDLTQRPPDWGKRLEVSCSS
- a CDS encoding EAL domain-containing protein; amino-acid sequence: MILAFDVQYRSDFYFQPVYLPNDELLGIELLLNFVGVDAPVRIPTELVNSTITPEQQLQLFKEQIELLDNYQEFFKTQNIVVWVNISVVIVDAVLASTELHSRLMQLSFIEFSINENFPELNLGNENARLMAMTQHFPLALANFGAGIATTKPIFDGLFKRVFLDKAFIHKQIKQRSFEPFMMALLAQLSPFCQTLVINGVDEDTARQKVLSLSDFAMQGNYWPAIPSNALIDWLHPYSLH